The Takifugu rubripes chromosome 3, fTakRub1.2, whole genome shotgun sequence genome contains a region encoding:
- the tmcc1a gene encoding transmembrane and coiled-coil domains protein 1 isoform X5 → MHWEQLLRLTNGKIDRLEVSGLGQTPLAVSCGADGSFPGAEDGTPDPQRTKQAIAQLQQKILKLTEQLKIEQTARDDNVAEYLKLANNADKQQSSRIKQVFEKKNQKSAQTIQQLQRKLEHYHRKLREVEHNGIPRQPKDVLRDMQQGLKDVGAKVTGFSEGVVDSVKGGLSSFSQATHSAAGAVVSKPREIASLIRNRFGSADNLPSLKDSLDDPSVEEGGRSLGSAGHHLQASPRYGSDDDCSSATSGSAGANSTTGAPGGPPSSKGNTLERSQSSSFDMLLQEVQDLREGQARLEESLDGLKSHYQRDYTVVMQALQEERFRCERLEEQLNDLTELHQNEILNLKQELASMEEKIAYQSYERARDIQEALEACQTRISKMELQQQQQQVVQLEGLENATARTLLGKLINVLLALMAVLLVFVSTVANCVVPLMKTRSRSFTTLLLILLLAFLWRNWDALSGYTHRALQSPG, encoded by the exons ATGCACTGGGAACAGTTACTCCGTCTGACCAACGGAAAG ATTGACCGTTTGGAGGTGAGCGGACTGGGCCAAACACCGCTCGCTGTTTCCTGCGGGGCAGACGGTTCATTCCCTGGAGCTGAGGATGGCACCCCAGACCCACAGCGCACAAAGCAGGCCATcgcccagctgcagcagaaaatccTCAAGCTCACGGAGCAACTCAAGATCGAGCAGACGGCCAGGGACGACAACGTTGCCGAATACCTCAAACTGGCCAACAACGCTGACAAGCAGCAGAGCTCGCGcattaaacag GTTTTTGAGAAAAAGAACCAGAAGTCGGCTCAAaccatccagcagctgcagagaaaactGGAGCACTACCACAGGAAGCTGCGGGAAGTAGAGCACAATGGTATCCCACGCCAGCCCAAGGATGTGCTGCGTGACATGCAGCAGGGCCTGAAGGACGTCGGGGCTAAAGTGACTGGCTTCAGTGAAGGGGTGGTGGACAGCGTGAAGGGAGGCCTCTCCAGCTTCTCTCAGGCCACGCACTCTGCCGCCGGCGCTGTCGTCTCCAAACCTCGAGAGATCGCCTCGCTGATTCGCAACAGGTTCGGCAGTGCCGACAACCTCCCGTCGCTGAAAGACTCTCTGGATGATCCATCTGTGGAGGAAGGTGGCCGTTCGCTGGGGAGCGCCGGCCACCATCTTCAGGCCAGTCCCAGGTACGGCAGCGACGACGACTGCTCCAGTGCTACATCGGGCTCGGCAGGGGCCAACAGCACCACCGGTGCGCCCGGAGGTCCCCCCAGTTCCAAGGGCAACACACTGGAAAGGAGCCAGAGCTCCAGCTTTgacatgctgctgcaggaggtgcaggaCCTGAGGGAGGGCCAAGCAAGGCTAGAAGAGAGCCTCGATGGCCTGAAGAGTCACTATCAGAGGGACTACACGGTTGTTATGCAAGCACTACAGGAGGAGCGCTTCAG GTGCGAACGCCTCGAGGAGCAGCTCAACGACCTGACGGAACTACACCAGAATGAGATCCTCAACCTCAAGCAGGAGCTGGCCAGCATGGAGGAGAAGATCGCCTACCAGTCATACGAGAGAGCCAGAGACATTCAG gAGGCCCTGGAAGCATGTCAGACTAGGATTTCCAAgatggagctccagcagcagcagcagcaggtcgtcCAGTTGGAGGGGTTGGAAAATGCCACAGCACGGACCCTCTTGGGGAAACTTATCAACGTGCTGCTGGCCCTCATGGCGGTCCTTCTTGTGTTTGTCTCAACTGTGGCCAACTGCGTTGTCCCCCTGATGAAGACCCGCTCGCGCTCCTTCACCaccctgctcctcatcctcctgctggCCTTCTTGTGGAGAAACTGGGACGCGCTCTCAGGCTACACACATCGCGCGCTGCAGTCTCCGGGGTGA